ATACACTTTGCCATTTATGACCATCCACAAATCGTCTGGTGACACATGCGCAGCCACCTCTTCCGCTGTGAACACTCGTCGAGCGCCTGTGCTCATCACTTGTAAAATTATGTTTTATGAGATGTGTTGATCTGCtaatcaaaaaatattggtATCCAGACTCCCTCGTTGCGTTTATTTAGTCTCCGTCTAAACCTCAGTCACTCTGCGGTTCGTAAGCCGGCCGCTATTACAGAATGATTGCTTCTAAAATGCCGGTAAAGATTTGCTTTCAGTTACCCGACGGAAAAATAAAAGTACGTAatttttattatttttgataATTCTCCACTTTAGATTATGCTTCCAATCACCCGGAGACTTACGACGGCACCTCTCAAAGGAATCCGTTTGGGATTTAGATTCAAGAATACAGCAGCATATGATAGCGCGATCCAAGCCCTTAGACAGGACCTGAAAACTAGCATCCGCATGAAAGCAGACGTCTTTGAAAGAAACGTGATCAAAAGTATCCTGACAGAGGTCAAGAACCTTGAAGTTGCCAATGCCGGGAAAGATCAAGATGAATTCCAGCTATACGATCTGCTGGCAAAGATGGTCAACCAGCGGAAGAAAACTGCTGAAGAGTACTTGAAGGAAGGTGCGCCCGATCGGTTTCAACAAATGGGGTTGAACGAGCTCAGAGAAATTCCATACATTGAAAAGTATATGAGGGAGCTTCCAGTAGCTTCAGAGAGCGAGATTGAGGCCAGAGTGGAAGCAATTGCCAAAGAGTTGCAGAAAGATGAAGGGCTAAGTAGTCCAAAGGCATTGTTTGGCAAGATCCCCTGGAAATCTATCCAAGAAGATTGGCACGCTTCTAgagcagcagtttctgccGTCATTCCCAAAGTTTACGAAAAATTGGCGTAATAAATTTCCCTAGTCGCATCTATTTATATTAACTTTTACCTGCTTCTTGGACCAAATCCAAGAATTTTTCTTTCGACATCTCATTGACGagttccttcttctttgtTTGTCCGACTCCTTTGATGGAATCAATCTCTTTGCTGGTCTCCGTTTGGGTCGCCAGAATGGCATTGAAAAGTTTAATTACACCCCTCTGAGCAACTTTTCGATAACGCTTCTCCCTCTCTAGTGTCTGTCTGGCGAGCGAGTCATCAGTAGGAAGCAAGTTTTTCACTCTGTTGGAAGTGAGCTTGGCTTTTCTCTCTGCGAGAAGTTGCCTTTTGGCTTTGAGCTCTAGTTTCTCGCTTTCTAGTTTTTTTAGCTGTGACTTGGATCTAGCCAAAATTGGATCTTTACGGTTGTGGGCCTTCAATTTAGAATCTAGAAGAGCATTAATGGCCTTGGAAAATGACTCAGAACCATCgcttttgttcttctttttgcCTGGAAGTGTTGGGAGCTCCTCATCATCTGAGTCGTCATTATCCGATTGAATAGAGTAGTCCGTTTGCGGTTCATCGTCACTATCCTCACCTATTTCTTGGTCGCTCCTAAGGGAATCGCTTTCACTGGTGGAATTACTTTCATCGTCGCTTCCTACACTTTGTTCGTTGTGATCATTCTCACTTTCCCCCTCAATTTCGCTATCGGTCTCGAGTTCATCGTCACTTGTTTGCACCTTTCTTTTGAGggactctttcaaaagagcGCTTCTGGATGCTTTGGATATTCCCACAGCCACCTTCTGCCTCTTGAGATCCACCTTTGTCGTCATTGGGATTTTCTATCAAGGacttttttaaaaaaattcaaataaatttttttgtcaagTGTAAGGATGTACTGGTATTTGGTGGCTATCAGGAATTGAGAGCGTATGTCGGTT
The sequence above is a segment of the Ogataea parapolymorpha DL-1 chromosome I, whole genome shotgun sequence genome. Coding sequences within it:
- a CDS encoding Ribosomal RNA-processing protein 15; this encodes MTTKVDLKRQKVAVGISKASRSALLKESLKRKVQTSDDELETDSEIEGESENDHNEQSVGSDDESNSTSESDSLRSDQEIGEDSDDEPQTDYSIQSDNDDSDDEELPTLPGKKKNKSDGSESFSKAINALLDSKLKAHNRKDPILARSKSQLKKLESEKLELKAKRQLLAERKAKLTSNRVKNLLPTDDSLARQTLEREKRYRKVAQRGVIKLFNAILATQTETSKEIDSIKGVGQTKKKELVNEMSKEKFLDLVQEAGKS